One stretch of Streptomyces sp. 135 DNA includes these proteins:
- a CDS encoding DEAD/DEAH box helicase family protein: protein MSNFEFLKAEWPELHREAIHAERLAYADPRASAFYVRRVLELAVAWLFEADDTLRLPYRRDLAALIAEPTLVRVAGPAVRAKMDVIRRQGNIAVHRKTPITPQDAVRTLAELFHVLYWMARTYTRDQTKLPPSTLAFDTTLIPRPVPAEVRIAKQAELKAQAEKHAEQDAALIAERKKNEDLDAEIAELRAQIKAAKVANEAQPDTHDYNEAQTRTLIIDLLLKEAGWDLDQPKDREYPVTGLPPAAAPSGKGKVDYVLWDDDGKPLAVVEAKRTTRDPQQGKYQATVYAKALEDQFKQRPVIFYTNGYRTYLFDDLRYPPRQVQGFYTKDELRLLVQRRASRRSLAKMPINEQIAGRHYQSRAIRRIADSFEKDSLRHALLVMATGSGKTRTVIALSDLMMRANWAKRILFLADRTALVKQATNEFKKHLPGAPVVNLLEEKDPNARVFVSTYPTMMNLIDQTDAAGRRPFGPGFFDLIVIDEAHRSIYQRYGAIFDYFDALLVGLTATPKDEVDRNTYRRFELEDGVPTDVYSLDEAVAEGYLVAPRAVDVPLKFQRGGIKYDDLSDEDKEKWDETEWSEDGQIPDEITTEELNKYLFNADTVDKVLQTLMTHGLKVDGGDKLGKTIIFAANNRHAEFIAERFDKNYPHLKGAFAQVITYRTEYAQSLIDKFTDAAELPQIAISVDMLDTGIDVPEVVNLVFFKLVRSKTKFWQMVGRGTRLAPDLFGPNRSKDGFLVFDLCQNIEFFNQNLMRAEGRVAPSLSQRIFERRADLLLALDGAEDPGQEATESAVRPESDGTVSDEGLRWDLATRLHDEVTAMNPDNFLVRPHREQIETFADFDAWLAFTPDAHSQVVDHLSGLPTAFRDKDDTGEEAKRFDLLSLRLQLAVLNGDPSFTRLRDQVQEIASTLLDQLTIPAIKAQQLLLDEVAGDAWWQDVTLPLLETMRRRLRGLVRLIEKTKRSIVYTDFEDELGELTAATLSGMEIGTDLTRFEQKIRIYLNTHQDQLAVQKIRRNKQITATDLSQLEQIFVEAGLGTTADIDYIKDAKGGLGLFLRSLTGLEREAAALAFDTFQQGKTFTANQLRFLNELIDYLARNGTIDVDALYESPFTALAPTGPEAIFPDTEVDAMVSVIHSIRSTAVAADGAA, encoded by the coding sequence GTGAGCAACTTTGAGTTCCTCAAGGCCGAGTGGCCAGAACTGCACCGTGAGGCGATACACGCCGAGCGATTGGCATACGCGGACCCGAGGGCATCCGCATTTTACGTGCGCCGGGTGTTGGAACTCGCGGTGGCGTGGCTGTTCGAGGCCGACGACACGCTTAGGTTGCCGTATCGACGTGATCTAGCCGCACTGATTGCCGAGCCGACGTTAGTACGGGTGGCCGGCCCAGCGGTGCGGGCAAAAATGGATGTGATCCGTCGGCAAGGCAACATCGCGGTGCACCGCAAGACCCCCATCACTCCTCAGGACGCGGTGCGCACGCTCGCTGAGCTTTTCCACGTCCTGTACTGGATGGCCCGCACCTACACCCGCGATCAGACCAAGCTGCCTCCGTCCACACTCGCCTTCGATACAACGCTGATACCTCGGCCAGTCCCCGCAGAGGTGCGCATCGCCAAGCAGGCCGAGCTGAAGGCCCAGGCAGAGAAGCACGCTGAGCAGGATGCCGCGCTGATCGCGGAGCGAAAGAAGAACGAGGATCTCGATGCAGAGATCGCCGAGCTGCGCGCACAGATCAAGGCAGCCAAGGTCGCTAACGAGGCACAGCCGGACACACACGACTACAACGAAGCCCAGACCCGCACCCTGATTATTGACCTCCTTCTCAAGGAGGCTGGCTGGGACCTGGACCAGCCGAAGGACCGCGAGTACCCGGTCACTGGGTTGCCGCCCGCGGCCGCGCCCTCTGGCAAGGGCAAGGTTGACTACGTCCTGTGGGACGACGACGGCAAGCCTCTGGCCGTCGTTGAGGCCAAGCGAACCACCCGCGACCCCCAGCAGGGCAAGTATCAAGCGACCGTCTACGCCAAGGCCCTGGAAGATCAGTTCAAGCAGCGGCCGGTGATCTTCTACACCAACGGCTACCGCACCTACTTGTTCGATGACCTCAGGTACCCTCCCCGTCAGGTGCAAGGCTTTTACACCAAGGATGAACTTCGTCTCTTGGTCCAACGGCGAGCCAGCCGCCGAAGCCTCGCCAAGATGCCGATCAACGAGCAGATCGCCGGCCGCCACTACCAGTCCCGTGCAATAAGACGGATTGCCGACTCCTTTGAAAAGGACTCACTGCGCCACGCCCTGCTCGTGATGGCAACTGGATCCGGAAAAACCCGCACCGTAATCGCGCTGAGCGACTTGATGATGCGCGCAAACTGGGCCAAACGCATCCTCTTCCTCGCTGACCGCACCGCCTTGGTCAAGCAAGCCACCAACGAGTTCAAGAAGCATCTGCCTGGTGCCCCCGTCGTCAACCTGCTGGAGGAGAAGGACCCCAACGCACGGGTATTCGTCTCCACCTATCCGACGATGATGAATCTGATCGATCAGACCGACGCTGCGGGCCGCCGTCCCTTCGGCCCTGGCTTTTTCGACCTGATCGTCATCGATGAGGCACACCGCTCGATCTACCAGCGATATGGTGCGATCTTCGACTACTTCGACGCACTCCTTGTTGGCCTGACAGCGACGCCTAAGGACGAGGTCGACCGGAACACCTATCGCCGCTTCGAGCTTGAGGATGGCGTGCCCACTGATGTCTACAGCCTGGACGAGGCGGTGGCTGAGGGCTACCTGGTGGCGCCGCGTGCTGTTGATGTCCCGCTGAAGTTCCAGAGGGGCGGCATCAAGTACGACGACCTCTCCGACGAGGACAAGGAGAAATGGGACGAGACGGAGTGGAGCGAGGATGGGCAAATCCCTGACGAGATCACCACAGAGGAACTGAACAAGTACCTCTTCAATGCCGACACCGTCGACAAGGTCCTGCAGACCCTCATGACTCATGGCCTGAAGGTCGACGGTGGCGACAAGCTCGGCAAAACCATCATCTTCGCCGCCAACAACCGCCACGCGGAGTTCATCGCAGAGCGGTTCGACAAGAACTACCCGCACCTCAAGGGCGCCTTCGCTCAGGTCATCACCTACCGCACCGAGTACGCCCAGAGCCTCATCGACAAGTTCACCGATGCTGCGGAACTTCCCCAGATCGCCATCTCCGTGGACATGCTGGACACCGGCATCGATGTGCCTGAGGTCGTCAACCTGGTCTTCTTCAAGCTGGTGCGGTCCAAGACCAAGTTCTGGCAGATGGTCGGTCGCGGCACTCGCCTTGCACCCGACCTGTTCGGCCCGAACCGGAGCAAAGACGGCTTCCTGGTTTTTGACCTGTGCCAGAACATCGAGTTCTTCAACCAGAACCTGATGCGCGCTGAAGGCAGGGTCGCCCCCTCCCTGAGCCAGCGGATCTTCGAACGCCGCGCCGACCTGCTCCTCGCCCTCGACGGGGCAGAAGACCCTGGCCAAGAGGCGACGGAGTCTGCCGTACGGCCAGAGTCCGATGGCACGGTTAGTGATGAGGGCTTGCGCTGGGACCTCGCTACACGCCTGCACGACGAGGTGACGGCGATGAATCCGGACAACTTCCTGGTCCGTCCGCACCGCGAGCAGATTGAAACCTTCGCGGACTTCGATGCGTGGCTTGCATTCACGCCTGACGCGCACAGCCAAGTCGTCGATCACCTATCAGGACTTCCGACGGCCTTCCGCGACAAGGACGACACCGGGGAGGAGGCCAAGCGATTCGACCTGCTTTCGCTTCGCCTCCAACTCGCCGTTCTGAATGGCGACCCGAGCTTTACTCGCCTGCGGGACCAAGTCCAGGAGATCGCGTCCACACTGCTCGACCAGCTGACTATCCCTGCAATCAAGGCCCAGCAGCTCCTGCTCGACGAAGTGGCCGGCGACGCGTGGTGGCAGGACGTGACGCTTCCCCTGCTGGAGACGATGCGCCGCCGCCTACGCGGGCTCGTCCGGCTGATCGAGAAGACCAAGCGCAGCATTGTCTACACCGACTTTGAGGACGAGCTCGGCGAGCTGACCGCTGCCACGCTCAGCGGCATGGAGATCGGCACCGATCTCACGCGTTTCGAGCAGAAGATCCGTATCTACCTCAACACGCATCAGGACCAGCTCGCCGTCCAGAAGATCCGTCGCAACAAGCAAATCACCGCCACTGACCTGTCACAGTTGGAACAAATCTTCGTCGAGGCCGGTCTCGGCACCACAGCAGACATCGACTACATCAAGGACGCCAAGGGCGGCCTCGGCCTTTTCCTGCGGTCGCTGACGGGCTTGGAGCGGGAAGCAGCGGCCTTGGCCTTCGACACCTTCCAGCAGGGCAAGACGTTCACGGCCAACCAGCTCCGCTTCCTCAACGAGCTGATCGACTATCTGGCGCGTAACGGCACCATTGACGTCGACGCGCTGTATGAGTCGCCGTTCACCGCGCTTGCGCCGACCGGCCCCGAGGCGATCTTTCCTGATACCGAAGTGGACGCGATGGTGTCCGTCATCCACTCGATCCGCTCCACCGCTGTCGCGGCCGACGGCGCGGCCTGA
- a CDS encoding hydrophobic protein — translation MVPLLLVLLLALILFGAGFALKALWWIAVIVLVVWLLGFVIRPAASGGRKGRWYRW, via the coding sequence ATGGTTCCCCTGCTTCTGGTTCTTCTTCTGGCCCTGATCCTCTTCGGCGCGGGTTTCGCCTTGAAGGCTTTGTGGTGGATCGCGGTCATCGTGCTGGTGGTGTGGCTGCTCGGCTTCGTGATCCGGCCCGCTGCGAGCGGCGGCCGCAAGGGACGCTGGTACCGGTGGTGA
- a CDS encoding CsbD family protein — protein MTANEKAKAKTEQAKGAAKEAAGRVTGNERLTAEGRAEKTQGDTRQAKEKAKDVGKDIGRN, from the coding sequence ATGACCGCCAACGAGAAGGCAAAGGCGAAGACCGAGCAGGCCAAGGGCGCCGCCAAGGAAGCCGCCGGTCGCGTCACGGGCAACGAGCGCCTGACCGCCGAAGGACGAGCCGAGAAGACGCAGGGTGACACCCGCCAGGCCAAGGAGAAGGCCAAGGACGTCGGCAAGGACATCGGCAGGAACTGA
- a CDS encoding STAS domain-containing protein, which yields MTDVTHTLRLTVQRPGPHVAIAAVIGDVDMRTVPSLRTQALEIIQQGPPHVVLDLAQVGFCDSSGLSALIGI from the coding sequence ATGACCGACGTGACCCACACGCTCCGCCTGACAGTTCAGCGTCCCGGCCCCCACGTCGCCATTGCCGCGGTCATCGGCGACGTGGACATGCGGACCGTCCCCTCGCTGCGCACCCAGGCCCTGGAGATCATCCAGCAAGGACCGCCTCATGTGGTCCTGGACCTGGCGCAGGTCGGTTTCTGCGATTCCTCCGGCCTCAGCGCTCTCATCGGGATCTGA
- a CDS encoding serine/threonine-protein phosphatase, with product MRSDDSGSAWVKAVRPKGGMLIGAFPEAHFAQSTFRLAPGEGLFFYTDGLTEARTAQGTMLGEDGLTGFLHQRTGPPDRHRPGGRRRRATGVADRGGR from the coding sequence GTGCGCTCCGACGACAGCGGCTCCGCCTGGGTCAAGGCGGTACGCCCCAAGGGGGGCATGCTCATCGGCGCCTTCCCTGAGGCTCACTTCGCCCAGAGCACCTTCCGCCTGGCGCCCGGGGAGGGCCTGTTCTTCTACACCGACGGGCTGACCGAGGCCCGTACCGCCCAGGGCACCATGCTCGGTGAGGACGGCCTGACCGGTTTCCTCCACCAGCGCACCGGCCCCCCTGACCGCCACCGCCCTGGTGGACGACGCCGTCGCGCTACTGGCGTCGCTGACCGAGGGGGCCGGTGA